A segment of the Prochlorococcus marinus str. MIT 9215 genome:
ATGCTAACAGTGCTTTTTGCAAAAAAACCTCTCCGTCTTTTATGTTTACCACCCGCTCCAGGATCAAATAAATGGATACCATTTTTTATTGCCCATTCAATTGGCTGGTAATAGCATAATTCAAAATGTAAATTAGATATTTCTTCTTGACTACCCCAATATCTACCCCATAAGTTGTTTTTATTTTTAACGCACATTGACATAGCAAAAATTTTATTTGAATCATGTTTTGATGCACTAAAAAGTAAAAGATTTTTTTTATTATCAACCAGTGTTTCGAAAAATGTAGATGTTAGATATTTACTGCCCCAAACTCCCCACCTCGAACAATGCTGTTCATAAAAATTATGCATTTTTTTGAGGATTTCTTGGTTGATATTATCTTCATTAAAAATTTCTACTTTAATGTCTTGTTTAGTAATTGATTTCCTTTCTTTTTTTATATTTTTTCTCTGATTAGAGTTAAATCTAGAAAGAAAATCGTCAAATGTTTTTTCTCCATTACTCCTCCATTCACTGGCGGAGTTTATCCATTCATAGTATCCCAAAGATTTAAGATGGTTGCCCCAGCTTTCATCAATATATAAAAAATTACAACTTAGAATTTTGTTTGTAATCGCAAAGCTTTCGATATGGTTTATAAGTAAATATGTAATTTCTTTCTTGTCTTTATTTTTTTTATAAAGAAATTGATATCCATTTACAGGACTATAAGGACTCATTCCAATTAATTTAGGGTAATAATTTAAATTCAGTTCTTGAGCCAATCTCGCAAATGATTGGTCAAAAATGAATTCTCCATAGCTATGATTTTTCAAAAAAAGTGGGGCAATTCCAAGTATTTCTTCATTTTTATATGCAACAAAATATAGAGGCTGCCAACCAGTTTCTCTTGAAACACTTTTTGATATCTCAAGGTTTTTAATCCAAGTCCATTCATAAAATGGATTATGAATTTCATTTGCTAATTCATTCCATATCTCTTTGGAGATTTCCTTAATTGACAATTTGACTTCAA
Coding sequences within it:
- a CDS encoding GNAT family N-acetyltransferase; this encodes MNPKIHKVEVKLSIKEISKEIWNELANEIHNPFYEWTWIKNLEISKSVSRETGWQPLYFVAYKNEEILGIAPLFLKNHSYGEFIFDQSFARLAQELNLNYYPKLIGMSPYSPVNGYQFLYKKNKDKKEITYLLINHIESFAITNKILSCNFLYIDESWGNHLKSLGYYEWINSASEWRSNGEKTFDDFLSRFNSNQRKNIKKERKSITKQDIKVEIFNEDNINQEILKKMHNFYEQHCSRWGVWGSKYLTSTFFETLVDNKKNLLLFSASKHDSNKIFAMSMCVKNKNNLWGRYWGSQEEISNLHFELCYYQPIEWAIKNGIHLFDPGAGGKHKRRRGFFAKSTVSMHKWFDKNMENIIYPWLNEVNKQTEMEIDFENKSIPFK